CGTCCTGGAGGTCCATGGCCGCGAGCAGGTCCGCGACGCGCGTGGCCACGACCGCCTTGTCCATTCCCCGCAGCAACCCGGCATAGGTGATCAGCTGCTCCCCGGTCAGCCTGTCAAACAGCCGCACGCCGTCAGGCAGGATGCCCATTAACCGTTTGGCTTCCAGCGGTCTTTGCCATACGTCCACGCCATGGACCACCGCTGTTCCAAAGTCCGGGCGAAGCAGGCCGGTGGCCATGGACAGCGTGGTGGTCTTGCCGGCACCGTTGGGGCCCACTATGCCGTAGAAGGAACCAGCCGGCACGTCCAGGCTGATGCCGTCCACGGCGATTTTGCCGCCGAAGCGCTTGGCCAGTCCCCTGATGGACAAGGCAGGCAGGTGTGCCGCAGGGCCGGGAAGCGCGGCCGGGTCCGGTGGCAGCGCCGGGTCGGGTTGCGGAGCAGTCATGAAGCCAGCGTAGCCCTCAGTCCACCCCTTGGGGGTCCTCCCGCAGGACTAGTAGAAGAGGCGTGGCAACGCCGCTCCAGCTGTGCCCTTGTGCTGCCGGCGGGCCTCCAACGGGCCCGACGTCAGAACGAACGCCGGGGAACGGCCCGTTCGTATTGCGGCGGCCACGCAATATCGTGGCCCAGTTCGAAGGCGGCCCGCAGCCACCAGTGCGGGTCCCGCAGCGCTGCCCTGGCAATGAGGACGCCGTCAGCCTGTCCGGTGGCGATGGCATGTTCAGCCTGTCCCGCCGAGGTCAGCAGGCCAACGGTGCCGGTGGCAACTCCGGCTTCCTTGCGGATGGCGGCGGAAAAACCGGTCTGGTAGCCGGGGCCGGCCTTGATTTGCTGATGAGCCACGGCACCCCCGCTGGAAACGTCGATGAGGTCCACCCCGTGTTCGGCTGCCTGCCGGGCCAGGCGCACCGAAGCGGCAAGGTCCACCCCACCTTCCGCCCAGTCGCTGGCGGAGATCCTCAGGAGCAGCGGCATGGACTCCGGAATGACCGCCCGTACGGCGTCCACCACTGCGAGCATCAGGCGGTTCCTGCCGGCTTCGTCCCCGCCCCACTGGTCATCTCGGGTATTAATCAACGGGCTTTGGAACTGATGGAGCAGGTACCCGTGGGCGGCATGGATTTCCAGGGTGTCGAAGCCTGCGTCCACGGCACGTCCGGCAGCGGAGGCGAAATCGCCGATGACGCCGTGGATCTGTTCCCCGGTCATCGCGGCGGGAACGGCATAGCCGTCGAAAGCCGACGCCGAGGGGCCCACCGTGGTCCAGCCGCCGTCGGACTCCGGCACGCTGCCCTGCCTGCCGGAAAAGGGCCAGTAGGTGGAGGCCTTCCTGCCGGCATGGGCGAGCTGCACGCCGATCTTGGCCTCCGCCGGGCCGTGGCGGTGCACGAAGGACGTGATCCGCTGCCAGGCCTCGGCCTGTGCGTCATTGTAGAGGCCGGCGTCCCGGGGACTGATCCTGCCTTCGGCGTTGACGGCCGCTGCCTCGGTGAGGATCAGCGCTGCGCCGCCGGCGGCGAAGGACCCCAGGTGCATCAGGTGCCAGTCGTTCGGCACCCCGGGGGCGTCGTCGGGATCGCAGCTGTACTGGCACATCGGTGAGACCCAGCCCCGATGCCGGAGCTCCAGTCCTCGGAGTTTCAGCGGCTGGAACAGTGCCGGCACTAGAAGAGGACTCTCGCCAGTGCCTGGCGCGCCTTGCCCACCCGCTCGTCCGCGGCCCCCACTACGTCGAACAGCTCCAGCAGGCGGACGCGGGCAGTTTCACGCTCCGGGCCAAAGTTCCTCCCGATGAAGGAGACCAGCCGGTT
The Arthrobacter sp. PGP41 genome window above contains:
- a CDS encoding NADH:flavin oxidoreductase/NADH oxidase, yielding MPALFQPLKLRGLELRHRGWVSPMCQYSCDPDDAPGVPNDWHLMHLGSFAAGGAALILTEAAAVNAEGRISPRDAGLYNDAQAEAWQRITSFVHRHGPAEAKIGVQLAHAGRKASTYWPFSGRQGSVPESDGGWTTVGPSASAFDGYAVPAAMTGEQIHGVIGDFASAAGRAVDAGFDTLEIHAAHGYLLHQFQSPLINTRDDQWGGDEAGRNRLMLAVVDAVRAVIPESMPLLLRISASDWAEGGVDLAASVRLARQAAEHGVDLIDVSSGGAVAHQQIKAGPGYQTGFSAAIRKEAGVATGTVGLLTSAGQAEHAIATGQADGVLIARAALRDPHWWLRAAFELGHDIAWPPQYERAVPRRSF
- a CDS encoding ABC transporter ATP-binding protein, producing MTAPQPDPALPPDPAALPGPAAHLPALSIRGLAKRFGGKIAVDGISLDVPAGSFYGIVGPNGAGKTTTLSMATGLLRPDFGTAVVHGVDVWQRPLEAKRLMGILPDGVRLFDRLTGEQLITYAGLLRGMDKAVVATRVADLLAAMDLQDDAGTLVVDYSAGMTKKIALASALIHAPRLLVLDEPFEAVDPISAANIRSILDSYVASGGTVMVSSHVMDLVQRMCDHVAVVAGGRLLAAGTVDEVRDGATLEDRFVQLVGGRSHTEGLEWLRTF